Proteins co-encoded in one Diaminobutyricimonas sp. LJ205 genomic window:
- a CDS encoding DivIVA domain-containing protein, translating into MALTPEDVVNKRFQPTKFREGYDQDEVDDFLDEVVVELRRLNQENEELRQRLVASDARISELQRSGGSSQAASAPAETTPAPVVAPPTPAPAAPALAYPTPAVDAGAVDPTNTNNLLQLARRLHEEHVREGVEKRDALIAEGHATAARIVAEAEAKQRQQISSLDQERALLEHRLDELRTFEREYRQKLRGYIEGQLRELDSSTTAGGQSPDSSGPAKVSSSQGFGSAATPPANYSGFAGNN; encoded by the coding sequence ATGGCCTTGACGCCTGAAGATGTAGTCAACAAGCGGTTCCAGCCAACGAAGTTCCGCGAGGGCTACGACCAGGACGAGGTCGACGACTTCCTTGACGAGGTCGTCGTGGAGCTTCGCCGCCTGAATCAGGAGAACGAGGAACTGCGTCAACGACTCGTGGCAAGCGACGCCCGGATCAGCGAGCTGCAGCGCAGCGGAGGCTCGTCGCAGGCCGCTTCCGCCCCTGCCGAGACGACCCCGGCTCCGGTCGTTGCGCCGCCCACACCCGCGCCCGCCGCTCCGGCGCTCGCGTACCCGACCCCGGCCGTCGACGCCGGCGCGGTCGACCCCACGAACACCAACAACTTGCTTCAGCTGGCTCGCCGCCTGCACGAAGAGCACGTCCGCGAGGGCGTTGAGAAGCGCGACGCTTTGATCGCCGAGGGTCACGCCACTGCGGCCCGCATCGTTGCCGAGGCCGAGGCCAAGCAGCGTCAGCAGATCAGCTCGCTCGACCAGGAGCGTGCACTTCTCGAGCACCGACTCGACGAGCTGCGCACCTTCGAGCGTGAGTACCGCCAGAAGCTCCGCGGCTACATCGAAGGGCAGCTGCGCGAACTCGACTCGTCGACGACGGCCGGCGGCCAGTCGCCCGACTCCAGCGGACCGGCGAAGGTTTCGTCGTCGCAGGGCTTCGGCTCTGCCGCGACCCCGCCGGCGAACTACAGCGGTTTTGCCGGAAACAACTGA
- the lspA gene encoding signal peptidase II: MAVVVYVVDQGSKFLITTNFALGDPVPILGELLTFRYVKNPGAAFSFGIGMTWIFSIVAAGVVVFILAFARRIRSVAWALMFGMLLGGALGNLTDRLFREPSFGQGHVIDFIQVWGFPAIFNVADIFIVSSMGLFIILTVRGIGLDGKRTVEAKPEPAPTPGADVQ, from the coding sequence GTGGCAGTGGTCGTTTACGTCGTCGACCAGGGCAGCAAGTTTCTGATCACGACGAACTTCGCGCTCGGCGACCCGGTACCGATCCTCGGCGAACTCCTCACCTTCCGGTACGTGAAGAACCCGGGTGCGGCGTTCTCGTTCGGCATCGGCATGACCTGGATCTTCTCGATCGTCGCGGCCGGGGTCGTGGTGTTCATCCTGGCCTTCGCCCGACGGATCCGGTCGGTCGCCTGGGCGCTTATGTTCGGGATGCTCCTCGGCGGCGCCCTCGGCAATCTCACCGACCGGCTCTTCCGGGAGCCGAGCTTCGGCCAGGGTCACGTGATCGACTTCATCCAGGTGTGGGGATTCCCGGCGATCTTCAACGTCGCCGACATCTTCATCGTCTCAAGCATGGGACTGTTCATCATCCTCACTGTGCGTGGCATCGGCCTCGACGGAAAGCGCACCGTGGAAGCGAAACCGGAGCCGGCGCCGACGCCCGGCGCCGACGTTCAGTAG
- a CDS encoding RluA family pseudouridine synthase, giving the protein MEHRSLPVPDGLVGERVDTAVAKLLGFSRSFAAETAESGGVSLDGVVLGKSDRLSAGGWLEVSWQPKQPPTVIPVVVPELTIVHDDDDIIVIDKPLGVAAHPSVGWEGPTVLGALAGAGFRVATSGPSERAGIVHRLDAGTSGAMVVAKSERAYAALKRAFHDREVDKVYHAVVQGHPDPLRGTIDAPIGRHPSSDWKFAVTSDGKPSVTHYETLEAFPSASLLEIHLETGRTHQIRVHMAAQRHPCVGDTMYGADPTISARLGLTRQWLHAVRLGFRHPGTGDYVEYSTRYPDDLQRALDTLRAA; this is encoded by the coding sequence ATGGAGCATCGAAGCCTCCCGGTCCCCGACGGACTGGTCGGGGAACGCGTGGATACCGCCGTCGCGAAGCTGCTCGGGTTCTCTCGCAGTTTCGCCGCAGAGACCGCCGAGTCCGGGGGAGTGTCACTTGACGGGGTCGTCCTCGGCAAGTCGGATCGGCTGAGTGCTGGCGGATGGCTCGAGGTCAGCTGGCAGCCGAAGCAGCCGCCGACCGTGATCCCGGTCGTCGTCCCCGAGCTCACGATCGTGCACGACGACGATGACATCATCGTGATCGACAAGCCGCTCGGCGTCGCCGCGCATCCCTCGGTCGGCTGGGAGGGCCCCACGGTGCTCGGCGCCCTCGCCGGAGCCGGTTTCCGGGTCGCGACATCCGGGCCCTCAGAACGAGCCGGCATCGTGCACCGCCTGGACGCGGGCACCAGCGGGGCCATGGTCGTGGCGAAGAGCGAACGCGCCTACGCGGCACTCAAGCGCGCCTTCCATGACCGTGAAGTCGACAAGGTCTACCACGCGGTCGTGCAGGGTCACCCGGACCCGCTGCGCGGCACCATCGACGCGCCGATCGGCCGGCATCCCTCATCCGACTGGAAGTTCGCGGTGACCTCGGATGGCAAGCCGTCGGTGACGCACTACGAGACGCTTGAGGCGTTCCCGAGCGCGTCCTTGCTGGAGATCCACCTCGAGACCGGGCGCACCCACCAGATCCGAGTGCACATGGCCGCCCAGCGACACCCGTGCGTGGGCGACACCATGTACGGAGCCGACCCGACGATCTCGGCGCGGCTGGGCCTCACCCGGCAGTGGTTGCACGCCGTGCGGCTGGGCTTCCGGCATCCGGGCACCGGCGATTACGTCGAGTACTCCACCCGTTATCCGGACGATTTGCAGCGCGCCCTGGACACCCTCCGCGCGGCCTGA
- the dnaE gene encoding DNA polymerase III subunit alpha produces MLDGAARVKPLIDAAVEQGMPAVAVTDHGNVFGAYDFWKTATAAGIKPIIGTEAYLTPGTHRSDKTRVRWGNGGGDDVSGSGAYTHMTMLASTSEGLQNLFRLSSKASIEGYYFKPRMDRELLSTYGKGLIATTGCPSGEVQTRLRLGQYEEAKKAASDFRDIFGKENYFAEIMDHGLGIERRIMDDLLRLAKELDLPLVATNDLHYTHAHDSTSHAALLCVQSGSTLDDPNRFKFDTDEFYLKSAQQMRHLFRDHPEACDNTLLIAERCDVSFDENANYMPRFPVPEGETEDSWFIKEVEKGLHYRYPGGIPENVRKQAEYEKQVIIQMGFPGYFLVVADFINWSKDNGIRVGPGRGSGAGSMAAYAMRITDLDPLAHGLIFERFLNPDRVSMPDFDVDFDDRRRGEVIKYVTEKYGDERVAQIVTYGTIKAKQALKDSSRVLGFPFGMGEKLTKAMPPAVMGKDIPLTGIFDKEHPRYKEAGDIRAVVETDPDAKTVFDTALGLENLKRQWGVHAAGVIMSNEPLIDIIPLMKREQDGQIVTQFDYPACESLGLIKMDFLGLRNLTIISDALDNIEMNRGEKLDLEALSLDDQASYDLLARGDTLGVFQLDGGPMRGLLRLMKPDNFEDISAVLALYRPGPMGADSHTNYALRKNKLQEITPIHPELEEPLKEILGGTYGLIIYQEQVMSIAQKVAGFSLGQADILRRAMGKKKKSELDKQYEGFSGGMKERGYSEPAIKALWDILLPFSDYAFNKAHSAAYGVVSYWTAYLKAHYPAEYMAALLTSVGDSKDKLAIYLNECRRMGIKVLPPDVNESIGYFAAVGSDIRFGMGAVRNVGFAVVDQIRAAREAKGRFTSFHDFLKKIPLQAANKRTVESLIKAGAFDSLGATRRALLEIHESAVESSVKEKRAEEHGDVGFDFDSLFDEPQETAKVPDRPEWSKKDKLAFEREMLGLYVSDHPLAGLEVTLAKHASVSIADILAGETVRDGEQVTIAGLVTSVQHRTARNSGNQYGMIQVEDFGGEITVMFMGKTYLEFSPQLEADSIIVLKGRVSQRDDGVNLHAVTMFKPDVGDAMGSGPLQISLAERRATTDTVQSLHEVFRRHRGDNEVRLRLIKGDTARVFEIPHPVRISADLFGELKSLLGPNCFV; encoded by the coding sequence ATGTTGGACGGGGCCGCTCGCGTCAAGCCGCTGATCGACGCGGCGGTCGAGCAGGGGATGCCGGCCGTCGCCGTCACCGACCACGGCAACGTGTTCGGTGCCTACGATTTCTGGAAGACCGCAACCGCCGCAGGAATCAAGCCGATCATCGGCACCGAGGCGTACCTGACGCCTGGCACGCACCGGTCCGACAAGACCCGGGTGCGCTGGGGCAACGGCGGCGGTGACGACGTGTCCGGCTCGGGTGCGTACACGCACATGACCATGCTCGCCTCGACCAGCGAGGGTCTGCAGAACCTATTCCGGTTGTCGTCAAAGGCGTCGATCGAGGGTTACTACTTCAAGCCGCGCATGGACCGCGAGCTGCTGTCGACCTACGGCAAGGGCCTGATCGCGACCACCGGCTGCCCGAGCGGCGAGGTGCAGACCAGGCTCCGGCTCGGCCAGTACGAGGAAGCCAAGAAGGCGGCATCCGACTTCCGTGACATCTTTGGCAAGGAGAACTACTTCGCCGAGATCATGGACCACGGACTGGGCATCGAACGTCGCATCATGGATGACCTGCTGCGGCTGGCGAAGGAACTGGACCTGCCGCTGGTCGCCACCAACGACCTGCACTACACCCACGCGCACGATTCCACGAGCCACGCCGCGCTGCTCTGCGTGCAGTCCGGGTCGACCCTCGATGACCCCAACCGGTTCAAGTTCGACACCGACGAGTTCTACCTGAAGAGCGCACAGCAGATGCGCCACCTGTTCCGCGACCACCCCGAGGCCTGCGACAACACGCTGCTCATCGCCGAGCGGTGCGACGTGAGCTTCGACGAGAACGCGAACTACATGCCGCGCTTCCCGGTGCCCGAGGGGGAGACCGAGGACAGCTGGTTCATCAAGGAGGTCGAGAAGGGGCTGCACTACCGCTACCCCGGCGGCATCCCGGAGAACGTGCGCAAGCAGGCCGAGTACGAGAAGCAGGTCATCATTCAGATGGGCTTCCCCGGCTACTTCCTGGTCGTTGCCGACTTCATCAACTGGTCGAAGGACAACGGCATCCGAGTCGGCCCCGGCCGTGGCTCCGGCGCCGGATCGATGGCCGCGTACGCGATGCGCATCACTGACCTCGACCCGCTCGCGCACGGCCTGATCTTCGAACGGTTCCTGAACCCGGACCGCGTCTCGATGCCCGACTTCGACGTCGACTTCGACGACCGGCGCCGTGGCGAAGTGATCAAGTACGTCACCGAGAAGTACGGCGACGAGCGCGTCGCGCAGATCGTCACCTACGGCACGATCAAGGCCAAGCAGGCACTCAAGGACTCCTCGCGCGTGCTCGGCTTCCCGTTCGGCATGGGCGAGAAGCTCACCAAGGCGATGCCGCCCGCGGTGATGGGCAAGGACATCCCGCTCACCGGCATCTTCGACAAGGAGCATCCGCGGTACAAGGAAGCCGGAGACATTCGCGCCGTCGTCGAGACCGACCCCGACGCGAAGACGGTCTTCGACACTGCGCTCGGCCTGGAGAACCTCAAGCGGCAGTGGGGCGTGCACGCCGCCGGTGTGATCATGTCGAACGAGCCGCTGATCGACATCATCCCGCTCATGAAGCGCGAGCAGGACGGCCAGATCGTCACCCAGTTCGACTACCCGGCGTGTGAATCGCTCGGGTTGATCAAGATGGACTTCCTCGGCCTGCGGAACCTGACGATCATCTCCGACGCCCTCGACAACATCGAGATGAACCGCGGCGAGAAACTGGACCTCGAGGCGCTGAGCCTCGACGACCAGGCCTCGTACGATCTGCTCGCCCGTGGTGACACCCTGGGCGTGTTCCAGCTCGACGGCGGCCCGATGCGCGGGTTGCTGCGGCTGATGAAGCCAGACAACTTCGAAGACATCTCCGCGGTGCTCGCGCTCTACCGGCCGGGCCCGATGGGTGCCGATTCGCACACCAACTACGCGCTGCGCAAGAACAAACTGCAGGAGATCACCCCGATCCACCCGGAACTCGAGGAGCCTCTCAAGGAGATCCTCGGCGGTACCTACGGCCTGATCATCTATCAGGAGCAGGTGATGTCGATCGCGCAGAAGGTCGCCGGCTTCTCGCTCGGCCAGGCCGACATCCTCCGGCGCGCAATGGGCAAGAAGAAGAAGTCCGAACTCGACAAGCAATACGAGGGCTTCTCCGGCGGCATGAAGGAACGCGGGTACTCGGAGCCGGCGATCAAGGCGCTCTGGGACATCCTGCTGCCCTTCTCCGACTACGCGTTCAACAAGGCGCACTCCGCTGCCTACGGTGTCGTTTCGTACTGGACGGCATACCTCAAGGCGCACTACCCGGCCGAGTACATGGCCGCGCTGCTCACCAGCGTCGGCGACTCCAAGGACAAACTGGCGATCTACCTCAACGAGTGCCGCCGAATGGGCATCAAGGTGCTGCCACCGGATGTCAACGAGTCGATCGGGTACTTCGCCGCCGTAGGCTCCGACATCCGCTTCGGCATGGGCGCCGTGCGCAACGTCGGTTTCGCCGTGGTCGACCAGATCCGTGCCGCGCGCGAGGCGAAGGGGCGGTTCACCTCCTTCCACGACTTTTTGAAGAAGATCCCGCTGCAGGCGGCGAACAAACGCACCGTGGAATCGCTGATCAAGGCCGGCGCGTTCGACTCGCTCGGCGCCACCCGCCGTGCGTTGCTCGAAATCCACGAGTCCGCTGTCGAGAGTTCGGTGAAGGAGAAGCGCGCCGAAGAGCACGGCGACGTCGGCTTCGACTTCGACAGCCTGTTCGACGAACCGCAGGAGACCGCGAAGGTCCCCGACCGGCCGGAGTGGTCCAAGAAGGACAAGCTGGCCTTCGAGCGGGAGATGCTTGGCCTGTACGTCTCGGATCACCCGCTGGCCGGGCTGGAAGTCACCCTCGCCAAGCATGCGTCGGTGTCGATCGCCGACATCCTCGCGGGGGAGACCGTGAGGGACGGTGAGCAGGTCACCATCGCAGGACTGGTCACCAGCGTGCAGCACCGCACCGCGAGGAACTCCGGCAACCAGTACGGCATGATCCAGGTCGAGGACTTCGGCGGCGAGATCACCGTGATGTTCATGGGCAAGACGTATCTCGAGTTCTCGCCGCAATTGGAGGCCGACTCGATCATCGTGCTGAAGGGGCGCGTCAGCCAGCGGGACGACGGGGTCAACCTGCACGCGGTGACCATGTTCAAGCCCGACGTGGGCGACGCCATGGGCTCCGGGCCGCTGCAGATCTCGCTCGCCGAACGCCGCGCGACAACCGACACCGTGCAATCACTGCACGAGGTCTTCCGTCGGCACCGCGGCGACAACGAGGTGCGGCTGCGGCTGATCAAGGGCGACACCGCGCGGGTGTTCGAGATCCCGCATCCGGTGCGGATCAGCGCCGACCTGTTCGGGGAACTGAAGAGCCTGCTCGGCCCGAACTGCTTCGTGTGA
- the hisD gene encoding histidinol dehydrogenase has protein sequence MIQRIDLRGTRPTPAELLALIPRTQSDISSVSGAVGELIGDVRARGEHALLDQAERFDGVRPAAVRVDAGEITAATEALTPAVRAALEEAIVRVRVATAAQVPPPARTELATGAIVEQRWQPVSRVGLYVPGGKAVYPSSVVMNVVAAQVAGVRSIALASPPQKAFGGSVHPTILGAAGLLGIDEVYAMGGAGAIGAFAYGVPGIGLDPVNVVTGPGNLFVAAAKRAVQGVVGIDAEAGPTEILIIADGTANATLIAADLISQAEHDELASSVLVTDAIELADAVASELDRLAASTRHRDRVLTALGGRQSAIVLVDTVQDAADFSNAYGPEHLELHTANDDATLALIDSAGAIFVGEHSPVSLGDYLAGSNHVLPTGGQARYSSGLGAYTFLRPQQVIRYDRAALAEVEERIVALSTAEDLPGHGDAISVRFSG, from the coding sequence GTGATTCAGCGAATCGATCTGCGGGGAACCCGCCCCACTCCGGCCGAACTGCTAGCCCTCATCCCGCGCACCCAGAGCGACATCTCCTCGGTCTCCGGTGCGGTCGGTGAACTCATCGGCGATGTGCGGGCGCGGGGTGAGCACGCCCTGCTCGATCAGGCGGAACGCTTCGACGGGGTCCGGCCGGCAGCCGTGCGCGTTGACGCCGGCGAGATCACTGCGGCCACCGAGGCCCTCACTCCAGCCGTGCGCGCCGCACTCGAGGAAGCCATCGTCCGGGTTCGCGTGGCCACCGCCGCGCAGGTGCCGCCGCCCGCACGCACCGAACTGGCGACCGGCGCGATCGTCGAGCAGCGCTGGCAGCCGGTCAGCCGGGTCGGCCTGTACGTTCCCGGCGGCAAGGCCGTCTACCCGTCCAGCGTGGTGATGAACGTCGTCGCCGCCCAGGTCGCCGGAGTGCGCTCGATCGCGCTGGCGTCACCGCCGCAGAAGGCGTTCGGCGGGTCGGTGCACCCCACCATTCTTGGTGCCGCTGGCCTGCTCGGCATCGACGAGGTCTATGCCATGGGCGGCGCCGGCGCGATCGGCGCCTTCGCCTACGGGGTGCCCGGAATCGGGCTTGACCCGGTGAACGTCGTCACCGGCCCCGGCAACCTCTTCGTCGCCGCCGCCAAGCGGGCCGTGCAGGGCGTCGTCGGCATCGACGCCGAAGCCGGTCCGACCGAAATCCTGATCATCGCCGACGGGACCGCCAACGCAACCCTGATCGCCGCCGACCTGATCAGCCAGGCCGAGCACGATGAGCTGGCCTCATCGGTTCTGGTCACCGACGCGATCGAACTCGCAGACGCGGTCGCCTCCGAACTGGACCGGCTCGCCGCATCCACCCGCCACCGGGACCGCGTGCTCACAGCGCTCGGCGGACGGCAATCGGCGATCGTGCTGGTCGACACGGTGCAGGATGCCGCGGACTTCAGCAACGCCTACGGTCCCGAGCACCTCGAACTGCACACCGCGAATGACGACGCCACCCTCGCGCTGATCGACAGTGCAGGGGCGATCTTCGTTGGCGAGCACTCGCCGGTGAGCCTCGGCGATTACCTTGCCGGCTCCAACCACGTGCTGCCCACTGGCGGGCAGGCACGGTACTCATCCGGGCTCGGTGCGTACACCTTCCTGCGGCCGCAGCAGGTCATCCGGTACGACCGTGCCGCGCTGGCCGAGGTCGAAGAGCGCATCGTCGCTCTCAGCACTGCCGAGGACCTGCCAGGGCACGGCGACGCCATCAGCGTCCGCTTCTCAGGCTGA
- the nrdR gene encoding transcriptional regulator NrdR — protein sequence MYCPFCRHPDSRVVDSRTSDDGLSIRRRRQCPECGRRFSTTETASLNVIKRNGVVEPFSREKIVAGVRKACQGRPVTDSDLAVLAQRVEETIRSTGASQIEANDIGLAILPPLQELDEVAYLRFASVYQGFDSLEDFEGAIAVLRMEREQRLESADAGADQ from the coding sequence ATGTATTGCCCGTTCTGCCGCCACCCCGATAGTCGCGTCGTCGATTCCCGCACCAGCGATGACGGGCTGTCGATTCGGCGTCGCAGGCAGTGCCCGGAATGCGGTCGCCGTTTCTCCACCACCGAGACCGCGAGCCTCAACGTGATCAAGCGCAACGGCGTCGTCGAGCCGTTCAGCCGCGAGAAGATCGTCGCCGGCGTCCGCAAGGCCTGCCAGGGTCGACCGGTCACCGACTCCGACCTCGCCGTGCTGGCGCAGCGCGTGGAGGAGACCATCCGCTCGACCGGGGCATCGCAGATCGAGGCCAATGACATCGGGCTGGCGATCCTGCCCCCGCTGCAGGAACTGGACGAGGTCGCGTACTTGCGCTTCGCGAGCGTCTATCAGGGGTTCGACTCGCTCGAGGACTTCGAAGGCGCCATCGCGGTGCTGCGGATGGAGCGCGAGCAGCGGCTGGAGTCCGCTGACGCCGGCGCCGACCAGTAG
- a CDS encoding quinone-dependent dihydroorotate dehydrogenase, whose protein sequence is MYPLLFRLFLSRLDPEDAHHLAFAVIKRLPTLGVGKLVRRYTRPHPTLAVNTLGLHFDSPFGVAAGFDKDGKGIFGLGQLGFGHIEVGTITARPQPGNDRPRLFRLIPDRAVVNRMGFNNEGAAAASGRLRIAASARIRPVIGVNIGKSRVVEVDDAIDDYLASTRLLAPAADYLVVNVSSPNTPGLRGLQELDKLAPLLRAVRDEADGTPVLVKIAPDLTDEQVQRIARLAVDLRLAGIIATNTTLSRDGLRTDAATVAGAGAGGLSGAPLKERSLEVLRIIRTVVPPELCVISVGGVETAADVAERLAAGATLVQGYTAFIYRGPLWARQINRGLLKLRASA, encoded by the coding sequence ATGTATCCACTTCTCTTTCGCCTGTTCCTGTCAAGGCTCGACCCCGAAGACGCGCACCACCTGGCGTTCGCCGTCATCAAGCGGTTGCCGACGCTCGGCGTCGGAAAGCTGGTGCGGCGGTACACCCGGCCGCATCCGACGCTCGCGGTGAACACGCTCGGCCTGCACTTCGACTCACCGTTCGGCGTCGCCGCCGGATTCGACAAGGACGGCAAGGGCATCTTCGGGCTCGGTCAGCTCGGCTTCGGTCACATCGAGGTCGGCACGATCACCGCGAGGCCGCAGCCGGGCAACGACCGTCCGCGGCTGTTCCGGTTGATCCCGGACCGCGCGGTGGTCAACCGGATGGGCTTCAACAACGAGGGTGCGGCCGCGGCATCCGGTCGGCTGAGGATCGCGGCATCCGCGAGAATCCGCCCGGTGATCGGAGTGAACATCGGCAAGTCCCGTGTCGTCGAGGTCGACGACGCGATCGACGACTACCTCGCCAGCACGCGGTTGCTCGCACCCGCCGCGGATTATCTCGTGGTCAACGTCTCGTCGCCGAATACGCCCGGACTGCGCGGCCTGCAGGAACTGGACAAGCTCGCCCCGCTGCTGCGTGCGGTGCGCGACGAGGCCGACGGGACACCGGTGCTGGTGAAGATCGCCCCAGACCTCACCGACGAGCAGGTGCAGCGGATCGCGCGGCTCGCTGTTGATCTGCGCCTCGCCGGAATCATCGCGACGAACACCACGCTGTCCCGGGACGGGTTGCGAACGGATGCCGCCACCGTCGCCGGGGCCGGTGCCGGTGGTCTCTCCGGGGCGCCGCTCAAGGAGCGGTCGCTCGAAGTGCTGAGGATCATCCGCACGGTCGTGCCCCCTGAGTTGTGCGTGATCTCAGTCGGGGGAGTGGAGACCGCCGCGGATGTCGCCGAGCGACTCGCCGCCGGCGCGACGCTCGTGCAGGGCTACACCGCGTTCATCTACCGCGGCCCGCTGTGGGCGCGCCAGATCAACCGCGGCCTGCTGAAGCTCCGCGCCTCCGCCTAG
- a CDS encoding DUF3043 domain-containing protein, whose translation MSDNTPAPDSEAEPTDGAVGKGQPTPSRKEREAANKRPLVPGDRKVANKEARAKMAEAREKARIGIANGEERYLPERDKGPQKRYVRDYVDARTSIGEFMIPVMFLVIIITFVPDPSTQVIAMLTLWLFFGLAVIDSVILGFLVRKKLRVKFGEDRVERGVRWYAAMRSLQLRVMRLPKPQVKRGHFPK comes from the coding sequence ATATCTGACAACACTCCCGCTCCAGACTCTGAGGCGGAGCCCACCGACGGCGCCGTCGGCAAGGGCCAGCCCACCCCCAGTCGCAAGGAGCGCGAGGCGGCCAACAAGCGTCCCCTCGTCCCTGGCGACCGCAAGGTAGCCAACAAGGAAGCCCGCGCCAAGATGGCCGAGGCTCGTGAGAAGGCGCGCATCGGCATCGCCAACGGCGAGGAACGCTACCTACCCGAGCGTGACAAGGGACCGCAGAAGCGCTACGTCCGCGACTATGTCGACGCGCGTACCAGCATCGGCGAGTTCATGATCCCGGTGATGTTCCTCGTGATCATCATCACGTTCGTGCCTGACCCGTCCACCCAGGTCATTGCGATGCTGACCCTGTGGCTGTTCTTCGGCCTCGCCGTGATCGACAGCGTGATCCTCGGATTCCTGGTCCGCAAGAAGCTGCGCGTGAAGTTCGGCGAAGACAGGGTGGAGCGTGGCGTGCGCTGGTACGCGGCCATGCGCAGCCTGCAACTGCGCGTTATGCGGCTGCCGAAGCCGCAGGTCAAGCGCGGGCACTTTCCCAAGTAG